The proteins below come from a single Roseofilum reptotaenium CS-1145 genomic window:
- the ybeY gene encoding rRNA maturation RNase YbeY, translating to MDVEVNIEISPSIAQPPVTSELLHQWFCTWLKSIDLPPASAYELSLRLTDNQEIQSFNAQYRQQDRPTDVLAFAALETETPLLPGTEDPLYLGDLMISVEIARDQAKEQGHSEIVELAWLSAHGLLHLLGWDHPDEESLQAMWIKQESLLVQVGLELGTSGGCQIL from the coding sequence ATGGATGTTGAAGTCAATATTGAGATTAGCCCGTCTATTGCTCAACCTCCGGTAACATCAGAACTATTACATCAATGGTTTTGTACTTGGTTAAAGAGTATCGATCTGCCTCCAGCGTCTGCGTATGAATTGAGCTTACGCTTAACAGATAACCAAGAGATTCAGAGCTTCAATGCCCAATATCGCCAACAAGACAGACCGACAGATGTTTTAGCCTTTGCTGCTCTAGAGACGGAAACCCCTCTTCTGCCAGGGACTGAAGACCCCTTATATTTAGGAGATCTAATGATTTCAGTGGAGATTGCTAGGGATCAAGCTAAAGAACAAGGTCATTCAGAAATTGTGGAATTGGCTTGGCTCAGTGCCCATGGTTTACTGCATTTGTTGGGTTGGGATCATCCCGATGAAGAGAGCTTACAGGCGATGTGGATCAAACAAGAATCTCTACTGGTGCAAGTGGGTTTAGAGTTGGGGACCTCGGGGGGATGTCAGATCCTATGA
- a CDS encoding glycosyltransferase — MSISKDQIYPFVSVIIPVYNNSQALKKCLASLENQTYPKDCYEIIVVDNQSEENVEIITNHFPQVILSYEEKPGSYAARNRGISLAQGKIIAFTDSDCIAYETWIEKGVNELLKVTKVGLVGGKIELFFKDDDSPTAIEFYDEINNYLNQKQHIEKKRFGATANVFTLKSIFDDVGVFRDDLKSGGDVEWGQRVSSKGYKLIYSEEASVKHPARSSIKELYKRTIRVVGGLYDLGTYDQDKGSHLLLKEILKRIKPPVKYLRWRLSDQRLKKQEKFLFILVTIFVDYAVALELFRLKIGKKSERK, encoded by the coding sequence ATGAGTATAAGTAAAGATCAAATATATCCTTTTGTTTCTGTCATTATACCTGTGTATAATAATTCTCAAGCACTAAAAAAATGCTTGGCATCTTTAGAAAATCAAACCTATCCTAAAGATTGCTATGAAATCATTGTAGTTGATAATCAATCAGAAGAAAATGTTGAAATCATAACGAATCATTTTCCTCAAGTTATTTTATCGTATGAAGAAAAACCTGGATCTTACGCAGCCCGAAATAGAGGTATTTCCTTAGCTCAAGGTAAAATTATTGCTTTTACAGATTCTGATTGTATTGCTTATGAAACTTGGATTGAAAAGGGGGTAAATGAATTATTAAAAGTCACTAAAGTTGGTTTAGTAGGAGGAAAAATAGAATTATTTTTTAAAGATGATGATTCACCAACAGCGATCGAATTTTATGATGAAATCAATAATTACTTAAATCAAAAGCAACATATTGAAAAAAAAAGATTTGGTGCAACCGCAAATGTTTTTACACTTAAAAGTATATTTGATGATGTTGGTGTATTTAGAGATGATTTAAAATCTGGAGGAGATGTTGAATGGGGTCAAAGAGTTTCATCTAAAGGGTATAAGTTAATTTATTCTGAAGAAGCATCTGTCAAGCATCCAGCTCGATCATCTATAAAAGAATTATATAAAAGAACAATTCGTGTAGTAGGAGGCTTGTATGATCTAGGCACTTATGATCAAGATAAAGGAAGCCATCTTTTACTTAAGGAGATTTTAAAAAGGATTAAGCCTCCTGTAAAATATTTGCGTTGGAGATTATCTGACCAACGATTAAAAAAGCAAGAGAAATTTCTATTCATTTTGGTAACTATTTTTGTTGACTATGCAGTTGCGTTGGAATTATTCCGATTGAAAATCGGAAAAAAATCAGAAAGGAAGTAA
- a CDS encoding DUF3285 domain-containing protein, with product MTESETSPIPSEQPETPETPQTASQEPQASYVKLAMRNMVRKGRKSLIHFTLTVIGLLGVLVGLSYLTR from the coding sequence ATGACTGAATCTGAAACCTCTCCTATCCCCTCTGAACAACCTGAAACTCCTGAAACGCCCCAAACGGCTTCACAAGAACCGCAAGCGAGTTACGTGAAACTAGCAATGAGGAACATGGTGCGTAAAGGGAGAAAATCCTTAATCCACTTTACCCTTACCGTTATCGGTCTTTTGGGGGTACTGGTGGGACTTTCCTACCTTACTCGATAA
- a CDS encoding class I SAM-dependent methyltransferase, with amino-acid sequence MNDQTIDAFTYTLVRDYLADGLSGLSSLNTQIHPQDEMLLFLLDSQSYQGKKEQAVLAYFKSAQEIVDRVDQAIAWHQRSWRNIDRFLEFACGYGRLTRFWVQKLAPDQVWASDIYPKAVDFVTKELGVHGIDSVVDPKSYHCDEKFNCILVYSLFSHLPEDRFGQWLSRLYDLLLPGGLLLFSVHDRAVQPPGYTMPESGILFVEQSESQSLDRAEYGSSWVTEDFVKRAIAASMGDKVSYTRFPRAFTLQDLYMVVKTPNCDFSDLKIDFTPKGALEDYFMDDRGRFFLRGWSAIVQPDHGVVEIQVWCKGKQGNRLLQRCIPSTPSQKAAQVLGIDPQWTEKSGWSCVFSLPEEVDLETAVIMIKAVSDRQKERIIVLNWMKTLLPEGIPTQGVAETSWKQVIQSQSNWWRAKILDNIWSNNIQANLDRATLKPAPDSEGVILELEGWVVVLHSDITIEDIQISLNGTLKQRCLPTCVRPDVAQYWGRANYVYSGWIAQFYQHEAIQADRDRVSDAEHYRLQIKIIDSEGEIHTVCDQFLATVL; translated from the coding sequence ATGAACGATCAAACGATTGATGCATTTACCTATACTTTGGTTCGGGACTATTTGGCCGATGGATTATCGGGACTTTCGTCTCTGAATACCCAGATTCATCCCCAAGACGAGATGCTACTTTTTTTACTGGATTCACAGAGTTATCAAGGAAAAAAAGAGCAGGCAGTTTTAGCCTATTTTAAATCGGCACAGGAGATTGTGGATCGGGTAGATCAGGCGATCGCATGGCATCAGAGGAGTTGGAGGAATATAGACCGTTTTTTAGAGTTTGCCTGTGGGTATGGACGATTAACTCGATTCTGGGTGCAAAAACTTGCTCCTGATCAAGTTTGGGCTTCGGATATTTATCCTAAAGCAGTCGATTTTGTGACCAAAGAATTAGGCGTTCACGGGATTGATTCTGTGGTCGATCCGAAGAGTTATCACTGTGACGAAAAATTTAATTGTATTTTGGTTTATTCTTTGTTTAGCCATTTGCCAGAAGATCGGTTTGGACAATGGTTAAGTCGCTTATATGATTTACTCCTACCCGGTGGGTTATTGCTCTTTAGTGTTCACGATCGAGCGGTCCAACCTCCAGGTTATACCATGCCAGAATCTGGGATTTTATTTGTGGAGCAAAGCGAGAGTCAATCTTTAGATCGGGCAGAATATGGTTCCAGTTGGGTAACGGAGGATTTTGTCAAAAGAGCGATCGCCGCTTCTATGGGGGATAAAGTCTCTTATACTCGCTTTCCGAGAGCCTTTACACTCCAAGATTTATACATGGTGGTTAAAACCCCCAATTGCGATTTTTCTGATTTAAAAATCGATTTTACTCCCAAAGGCGCTCTAGAAGACTATTTTATGGATGATAGGGGGCGATTCTTTCTGCGGGGATGGAGTGCGATCGTACAACCGGATCATGGAGTGGTAGAAATTCAAGTGTGGTGTAAAGGGAAACAGGGTAACCGATTGCTACAAAGATGTATTCCTTCCACTCCTTCCCAGAAAGCAGCACAAGTTTTGGGAATTGATCCTCAATGGACGGAAAAATCCGGCTGGTCGTGTGTGTTTAGTTTACCGGAAGAGGTGGATTTAGAAACAGCAGTGATTATGATTAAGGCGGTGAGCGATCGCCAGAAAGAACGAATTATTGTCTTAAACTGGATGAAAACTTTGTTGCCAGAGGGAATCCCTACCCAAGGTGTGGCTGAAACTTCTTGGAAACAGGTGATTCAATCTCAATCCAATTGGTGGCGCGCTAAAATCTTAGATAATATTTGGTCTAATAATATTCAAGCCAATCTCGACCGTGCCACCCTTAAACCCGCTCCGGATTCCGAAGGTGTGATTTTAGAATTGGAAGGATGGGTGGTTGTCTTACATTCTGATATCACCATTGAAGATATCCAAATTTCCCTCAATGGCACACTCAAACAGCGATGTTTACCCACTTGTGTGCGTCCCGATGTCGCCCAATATTGGGGCAGAGCAAACTATGTTTATAGTGGATGGATTGCCCAATTTTATCAACATGAAGCGATCCAAGCCGATCGCGATCGCGTCAGCGATGCGGAGCATTATCGACTGCAAATTAAAATCATCGATTCTGAAGGAGAAATCCATACCGTTTGCGATCAGTTCCTGGCTACCGTACTATAA
- a CDS encoding sulfotransferase family protein, with translation MTMPNFLLIGAAKSGTSSVYRYLYEHPEIYMSKNKEPNFFAYEGWQPDFCGPGDAEATTNVKTVPYLKEYQALFKNIKDEKSIGEASTFYLYIPEAAARIRHYIPEVKLIAILRHPVDRAYSFYSHLRRDGREPLKDFHQAFKEEEQRRKKHWSPVWRYQDFGFYGLQLQRYFERFDPKQIKVYLYEDLQKDAQNMIKDIFQFLEVDDTFTPNFSVRYNKSEVPKNRILHSFISNQNIVKSLIRPLIPAKIRQPMAAKAYRKNLARLKPLSPELRQELIPIFQADILKLQDLIGRDLSHWLV, from the coding sequence ATGACTATGCCCAATTTTCTACTTATCGGTGCGGCTAAATCAGGGACTAGCTCTGTTTACAGATATCTCTATGAACACCCTGAAATTTATATGAGCAAAAATAAAGAACCCAATTTTTTTGCTTATGAAGGATGGCAACCGGATTTCTGCGGCCCTGGAGATGCCGAAGCTACAACCAATGTCAAAACAGTCCCCTACTTAAAAGAGTATCAAGCTCTTTTTAAGAATATCAAAGATGAAAAATCAATTGGAGAAGCCTCGACTTTTTATCTTTATATTCCCGAAGCAGCAGCCCGGATTAGACACTATATTCCAGAGGTAAAGTTAATCGCTATTTTACGCCATCCTGTGGATCGAGCGTATTCTTTTTATTCCCACTTACGTCGAGATGGACGAGAGCCACTTAAAGATTTTCATCAAGCTTTTAAGGAAGAAGAACAGCGTAGAAAAAAACATTGGTCTCCTGTGTGGCGTTATCAAGATTTTGGTTTCTATGGTTTGCAACTGCAACGATATTTCGAGCGATTCGATCCCAAGCAAATCAAAGTTTATCTTTATGAAGATCTGCAAAAAGATGCCCAAAACATGATTAAAGATATTTTTCAGTTTCTAGAAGTGGATGATACTTTTACACCTAATTTTTCGGTTCGCTACAATAAATCAGAAGTCCCCAAAAATAGGATTTTACATAGTTTTATTAGCAATCAGAATATTGTCAAGAGCCTCATCCGACCTTTGATTCCGGCAAAAATTCGTCAGCCGATGGCGGCAAAAGCCTACCGGAAAAATCTGGCGAGGCTGAAGCCACTGTCTCCAGAACTGCGACAAGAATTAATTCCCATCTTTCAAGCAGATATCTTAAAGCTACAAGATTTAATTGGGCGCGATCTGTCCCATTGGCTAGTCTAG
- a CDS encoding glycosyltransferase family 4 protein — protein sequence MRIAYVTTYDVFDSSQWNQEHTGLFTAGRYLAKSLESASLSLDYIGPLQKKRSPITRAKWLYYRNLYHQDYYSWTEPFILKHYARQIEKKLSTLNVDIIVTPENVLPIAYLKAKQSIVLYTDAAIGNLVDFYPYLSNLCQETLDKLYDLEKRAIDNCELAIYTSDWAAQQAIKLYNINPAKVKVVPWGATIECDRTKNDIQKIIESRPPSPCKLLFLGFDWHRKGGDIALEVTKQLNKNGFKTELIVVGAKPPHQEQLPDFVKIIGKIDKSHPEGKHKLDQILANSHFLILPTKAETYGLVFCEANSFGVPCIASDIGGIPTIIQDDLNGKTFSLTAKISEYCEYVSGLISDYDKYQQIAYSSFLEYENRLNWTINAENLKATLQSIL from the coding sequence ATGCGGATCGCTTACGTTACCACCTATGATGTTTTTGATTCTTCTCAATGGAATCAGGAACATACAGGATTGTTTACGGCAGGGCGTTATTTGGCCAAGTCGTTAGAGTCAGCATCCTTATCCTTAGACTATATTGGCCCGCTACAGAAAAAGCGATCGCCCATAACCAGAGCCAAGTGGCTTTATTATCGTAACCTCTATCATCAAGATTACTACAGTTGGACTGAACCCTTTATCCTCAAACACTATGCTCGACAAATTGAGAAAAAGCTATCTACCCTCAATGTTGATATAATCGTCACCCCTGAAAATGTTCTTCCCATTGCCTATCTGAAAGCCAAACAGTCCATTGTCCTTTATACTGATGCTGCTATTGGAAATCTAGTTGATTTTTATCCTTATCTGAGTAACCTGTGTCAAGAAACCCTTGATAAGCTCTATGATTTAGAAAAGAGAGCCATTGACAACTGTGAGTTAGCCATTTACACTTCCGACTGGGCAGCTCAACAAGCAATTAAGTTATACAATATCAATCCAGCCAAAGTTAAGGTTGTTCCTTGGGGTGCCACTATCGAGTGCGATCGCACTAAGAATGATATTCAAAAAATTATAGAATCTAGACCTCCTTCTCCTTGTAAATTACTATTCTTGGGATTTGATTGGCATAGAAAAGGAGGTGATATTGCCTTAGAAGTCACCAAGCAGCTTAATAAAAATGGCTTCAAAACAGAATTGATTGTTGTAGGCGCGAAACCTCCTCATCAAGAGCAACTCCCAGATTTTGTTAAAATTATTGGAAAAATAGACAAATCTCACCCAGAAGGAAAACATAAGCTCGATCAAATCTTAGCAAACTCTCATTTTCTGATTTTACCTACCAAAGCTGAAACTTATGGTCTTGTTTTTTGTGAAGCCAATTCTTTTGGTGTTCCTTGTATAGCATCAGATATTGGTGGAATTCCTACTATCATACAAGATGATCTAAATGGAAAAACGTTTTCTTTAACAGCAAAAATATCGGAGTACTGTGAATATGTTTCTGGGTTAATAAGCGATTATGATAAGTATCAACAAATAGCTTATTCATCATTCCTGGAATATGAAAATCGACTAAACTGGACGATAAATGCTGAAAATTTAAAAGCCACTTTACAATCAATACTTTAG
- a CDS encoding DUF2264 domain-containing protein, translated as MKVFEWTTPFDYPTASVTGLTRQHWEEVVWVFLEGILAYASPGKARIKIPGVESTNGLVADELEGFSRSLIMAAPWLKSHNAPQFSVTNKTVDVAGFYREGILAGTNPQHPEYWGQIDDFSQNIVECGSLAWSLYLSQAQIWDKYSDREKTQVADYLLQCNRVKAHANNWFLFKVIINTVLERLGMPFSKKEIFKNLEICKKMYLGEGWYRDGKTNQIDYYNAWGFHYYFLMWVILDGDRHPEMAQLHLQRMREYMHTFRYFFSGEGNVPCFGRSVTYRFAYLAPIALGLYLDGLEQDLGELKSICNRSLQFFLRGAIFTEDNLLTPGYLRHSPRLLEFYSCAASPYWAAKAFNLLLLPASHPFWQAEEKPLAIDRDSFSISIESAGYLVVGDRASGHVQLLNHKSHHSYPELSSKYTNFAYSSLFGYDIGPMRKKYDSDSSLCDNALTFSDGGRYVQRSQIQPLYCKPNFIASKYPLRILKRQATNWLPRIYTNLGWGWTYTLVKDDFMINVHYINTRKFLKFKEGGYPLGFDEGVPEIISTEGAEVAYKDGKISFIRNLYGYDRQFPAHALISKEIENNIRYKSSVVPALGFENQNQKSFYLANMVYGKIGHESIDQLMQLVHNFQIADDLINFHFYDGEQVVMQFGKIKRLNLTLNGKTIEGKIIMARVSGDGKTCQIVQH; from the coding sequence ATGAAGGTATTTGAATGGACAACCCCGTTTGATTATCCAACCGCTTCCGTAACTGGATTAACGAGACAACACTGGGAAGAAGTTGTTTGGGTTTTTCTTGAAGGAATTCTTGCCTATGCATCTCCGGGAAAAGCAAGGATTAAAATTCCAGGAGTAGAGAGTACCAATGGTTTAGTGGCTGATGAATTGGAAGGATTTTCCCGATCTTTAATTATGGCTGCACCATGGCTCAAAAGTCATAATGCGCCTCAATTTTCTGTCACAAATAAGACAGTGGATGTTGCTGGTTTTTATCGGGAAGGAATTTTGGCAGGAACGAATCCTCAACATCCTGAATATTGGGGACAGATAGATGACTTTTCTCAGAATATTGTGGAATGCGGATCTCTAGCATGGTCTCTGTATCTTTCACAAGCTCAGATATGGGATAAGTATTCGGACAGAGAAAAAACACAGGTGGCTGATTATTTGCTGCAATGCAATCGGGTGAAGGCCCATGCTAATAATTGGTTTTTATTTAAGGTGATTATTAATACAGTTTTAGAAAGGTTGGGGATGCCTTTCTCTAAAAAAGAGATCTTTAAAAATCTAGAGATTTGTAAAAAGATGTACCTTGGAGAGGGTTGGTATCGAGATGGAAAGACGAACCAAATTGATTATTACAATGCCTGGGGATTCCATTACTATTTTTTGATGTGGGTTATTTTAGATGGCGATCGCCATCCGGAAATGGCCCAACTGCATCTCCAAAGGATGCGAGAGTATATGCACACTTTCCGCTACTTCTTCTCTGGGGAAGGGAATGTACCGTGTTTCGGGCGATCGGTTACCTATCGGTTTGCCTATCTTGCTCCCATTGCGTTGGGGTTATATTTAGATGGTCTAGAGCAAGATTTGGGGGAACTCAAAAGTATTTGCAATCGTTCCCTGCAATTTTTTCTCCGTGGAGCAATCTTTACAGAAGATAATCTTCTCACTCCTGGATATCTCCGTCATTCCCCCAGACTGCTAGAATTTTACTCCTGTGCCGCATCTCCGTACTGGGCCGCAAAAGCCTTTAATCTACTCTTATTACCGGCCTCTCACCCTTTTTGGCAAGCAGAGGAAAAGCCTCTAGCTATTGATAGAGATAGCTTTTCTATTTCCATTGAGTCAGCCGGTTATTTGGTTGTAGGCGATCGCGCATCGGGTCATGTTCAGCTCCTGAACCATAAATCTCATCATAGTTATCCCGAGCTGAGTAGCAAATATACCAATTTTGCCTATTCTTCTCTCTTCGGTTATGATATCGGCCCCATGAGAAAAAAATACGATAGTGACAGTTCTCTGTGTGACAATGCTCTGACGTTTTCTGATGGCGGTAGATATGTGCAGCGATCGCAGATTCAACCCCTCTATTGCAAACCCAACTTTATTGCGTCTAAATATCCATTGCGAATTCTCAAACGCCAGGCCACTAACTGGTTACCTCGAATCTATACTAACCTCGGTTGGGGATGGACTTACACTCTAGTTAAAGATGACTTTATGATTAATGTCCATTACATTAACACTCGGAAATTTTTGAAATTCAAAGAAGGGGGATATCCATTAGGGTTTGACGAAGGTGTACCAGAGATTATCTCAACAGAAGGTGCAGAAGTCGCCTATAAAGATGGTAAAATCAGTTTTATTCGCAACTTGTATGGCTACGATCGCCAATTTCCAGCCCACGCTTTAATCTCTAAGGAGATTGAGAATAATATTAGATATAAATCAAGTGTGGTTCCCGCTTTAGGCTTTGAAAATCAAAACCAAAAGTCTTTTTATTTGGCCAATATGGTTTATGGAAAAATCGGCCATGAGAGCATCGATCAATTGATGCAACTCGTCCATAATTTTCAAATTGCTGATGACTTGATCAACTTCCACTTTTATGATGGCGAACAAGTCGTGATGCAATTCGGTAAAATCAAGCGCCTTAATCTTACCCTTAATGGAAAGACGATCGAGGGTAAAATCATTATGGCTAGAGTTTCGGGGGATGGAAAAACTTGTCAAATCGTTCAACACTAG
- a CDS encoding aminotransferase class V-fold PLP-dependent enzyme encodes MNLDEHRQQLTALQNKGYFNYGAQGPLPESALQAILKSYRHIQNLGPYSHSFRDEVAQELQQTREVIAAQLAVPASSITLTENVSVGCNIALWGIPWKAGDGLLLTDCEHPGIIAAAQEISRRFGVQLATCPVLETLNEGNPVEAIASRVQPNTKLVIISHILWNTGQVLRQKEIVEQVRSQNPNTQILVDAAQSVGSLPLTLTDDGIDFYAFTGHKWWCGPEGLGGLYVRPEALETLHPTYIGWRGILTTMTGQPKGWKPDGRRYEVATSAYPLLAGLREAISFHQSWGTIEQRSDRICKLSAILWDKLGDIPQVHRLQATKPQSGLVSFQLESGKHEQLVNALEAQNLMVRSIRHPNCIRACVHYFTEVGEIERLVEAIVTITSKV; translated from the coding sequence ATGAACCTTGACGAACACCGGCAACAACTTACAGCTCTCCAGAATAAAGGGTATTTTAATTACGGCGCTCAAGGGCCCTTGCCGGAATCAGCACTACAAGCCATTTTGAAGTCCTATCGCCACATTCAAAATTTAGGGCCATATTCCCATAGCTTTCGGGATGAAGTCGCTCAAGAATTGCAGCAGACGCGGGAAGTGATTGCGGCACAATTGGCAGTCCCTGCCAGCAGCATCACCCTGACCGAAAATGTCTCTGTCGGGTGCAATATTGCCCTATGGGGAATTCCCTGGAAAGCTGGAGATGGACTCTTATTAACCGACTGCGAACATCCCGGTATTATTGCCGCAGCACAAGAAATTAGTCGTCGGTTTGGCGTTCAGCTTGCGACTTGTCCAGTTTTAGAAACTTTGAACGAAGGAAACCCGGTAGAAGCGATCGCCAGTCGAGTCCAACCCAACACTAAATTGGTGATTATCAGCCATATTCTCTGGAATACGGGTCAAGTTCTACGGCAAAAAGAAATTGTGGAGCAAGTGCGATCGCAAAACCCCAACACTCAAATCCTAGTCGATGCTGCCCAATCTGTCGGCTCTTTACCCCTCACCTTAACCGATGATGGCATTGATTTTTATGCCTTTACCGGTCATAAATGGTGGTGTGGTCCGGAAGGATTAGGTGGCTTATATGTGCGTCCCGAAGCCTTAGAAACCCTGCATCCCACCTATATTGGTTGGCGTGGCATTCTGACGACCATGACTGGACAACCCAAAGGATGGAAACCCGATGGCCGGCGCTATGAAGTCGCCACCTCTGCCTATCCTTTACTGGCAGGACTGCGAGAAGCTATTTCCTTTCATCAATCTTGGGGAACGATTGAACAGCGATCCGATCGTATCTGTAAACTCAGTGCTATACTTTGGGACAAGTTGGGAGACATCCCCCAAGTTCATCGACTGCAAGCAACTAAACCACAATCGGGTTTAGTTTCATTCCAACTTGAAAGCGGTAAACACGAGCAACTGGTCAATGCTTTAGAAGCGCAAAACCTTATGGTGAGGAGCATCCGCCATCCCAACTGTATTCGTGCTTGTGTTCACTATTTTACCGAAGTTGGGGAAATCGAGCGACTGGTGGAGGCGATCGTGACTATTACATCGAAGGTTTAA